A single Lactuca sativa cultivar Salinas chromosome 8, Lsat_Salinas_v11, whole genome shotgun sequence DNA region contains:
- the LOC111918961 gene encoding kinesin-like protein KIN-14I produces the protein MAAEGPLSFSVASVMEDVLQQHDNRPRDLDLDSRRAEEAATRRYEAAAWLRKMIGVVGARELPAQPSEEEFRLALRSGLLLCLVINKVDPGAVPKVVESPCDSVAVPDGAALSIYQCFENVRNFLVAVGQMGLPTFEPSDLEQGGKSSKIVNCILALKSYNEWKQTGGNGSWKFGGNVKTITSGKNFIRKNSNSEPFKNYSRNMSMPETSTNVQSVETENSKMPNSSLNMLVRAVLLDKKPDEVPMLVESVLSKVMEEFENRITSQVELKLAAAKDTTNGNMTLLKTTSGDMKLKTEDKKLVKDQNLHKKSISDEETKRKQLKLQSAFDVQERDIKELKQTLTITKAGMQFMQMKFHEEIQNLGLHIHGLASAASGYHRVLEENRKLYNQVQDLKGNIRVYCRVRPSLGGRSDFKSVVDSIEEGTITINTPAKYGKGSRSFNFNKVFGPSSTQAEVFADTRPLIRSVLDGYNVCIFAYGQTGSGKTHTMTGPKDLTETSQGVNYRALSDLFFIAEQRKDTLQYDVSVQMIEIYNEQVRDLLVTEGLNKRLEIRNNSQNGFNVPDASLVHVASMYDVIDLMKLGHKNRAVGATALNDRSSRSHSCLTVHVQGRDVTSGAVLRGCMHLVDLAGSERVDKSEVAGDRLKEAQHINKSLSALGDVISSLAQKNVHVPYRNSKLTQLLQDSLGGQAKTLMFVHISPELNAVGETLSTLKFAERVATVELGAAQVHKDTSSDVKDLKEQIANLKAALAKKEGDQEQKVSGSPGGKQLSSRSPPYLNGDPYTEPKPRRKPQTDVVVPNFEMDKKSRSRQKTQSFDLDELLANSPPWPPVISSSPCETTYGEEDDRDMMGSADWVDKVMVNKQDAAAAAARCWEAENNGGVYQSYNIGFQGVNGFEIATTDGADEHELDAATSDSSEPDLLWQFNHSKLPILPNSTVSRLNNSNGKPTKSPDLRSMIPRLGPSPSRKPTGQAPAPQRGGRQGAVAGAEMKRKAGTRK, from the exons ATGGCAGCCGAGGGTCCATTGTCGTTTTCGGTAGCATCTGTGATGGAAGATGTTCTTCAACAGCATGATAATCGACCTCGAGATCTGGATTTGGATTCTCGTAGAGCTGAGGAGGCTG CAACGAGAAGGTATGAAGCCGCTGCTTGGCTGAGAAAAATGATTGGAGTTGTTGGGGCAAGAGAGTTGCCTGCACAGCCTTCTGAGGAAGAATTCAGGCTTGCTTTAAGAAGTGGACTACTTCTCTGTTTAGTGATCAATAAGGTTGATCCAGGAGCTGTGCCTAAG GTGGTTGAAAGTCCATGTGATTCAGTTGCTGTGCCTGATGGAGCAGCTTTATCTATATATCAGTGTTTTGAAAACGTGAGAAACTTTCTTGTGGCTGTAGGACAAATGGGACTCCCTACCTTTGAACCATCTGACTTGGAACAG GGAGGGAAGTCATCTAAAATCGTGAATTGTATTCTAGCACTCAAATCCTACAACGAGTGGAAACAAACAGGTGGCAATGGGTCTTGGAAATTTGGTGGAAATGTGAAAACCATCACATCTGGCAAGAACTTCATACGCAAAAACTCAAACTCAGAACCATTCAAAAACTACTCAAGGAATATGTCAATGCCTGAAACATCCACCAATGTTCAATCTGTTGAAACTGAGAATAGCAAAATG CCTAATTCATCATTAAACATGCTTGTTCGTGCAGTTCTATTGGATAAGAAACCTGATGAGGTTCCCATG CTTGTAGAATCTGTGCTAAGTAAGGTCATGGAAGAGTTTGAGAATCGAATCACTAGTCAAGTTGAATTG AAACTTGCAGCTGCTAAAGATACCACTAATGGAAACATGACTCTTTTAAAAACTACTTCTGGTGATATGAAG TTGAAGACAGAAGACAAAAAGCTTGTGAAAGATCAAAATCTTCATAAGAAGTCGATCTCTGATGAAGAAACGAAAAGAAAACAGCTGAAACTACAATCGGCTTTTGATGTACAGGAAAGAGatatcaag GAGCTGAAACAAACTCTTACAATCACAAAAGCTGGGATGCAGTTCATGCAAATGAAATTCCATGAGGAGATTCAGAATCTTG GTCTGCACATTCATGGTCTAGCTAGTGCTGCTTCTGGGTATCATAGAGTTCTTGAGGAAAACCGAAAGCTATATAATCAGGTCCAAGATCTTAAAG gAAATATTAGAGTTTATTGTCGGGTGAGACCCTCTTTAGGAGGACGATCGGATTTCAAGAGTGTTGTGGATAGCATTGAAGAAGGAACAATTACCATTAATACCCCTGCAAAATACGGAAAAGGATCTCGATCATTTAACTTCAACAAAGTATTTGGTCCCTCATCAACCCAAG CTGAGGTCTTTGCAGATACTCGACCTTTAATTCGATCTGTTCTCGATGGTTACAATGTCTGTATCTTTGCATATGGTCAAACTGGATCCGGAAAAACACATACAATG ACTGGACCAAAGGATCTTACAGAGACAAGTCAAGGAGTCAACTATCGAGCATTGAGTGATTTGTTTTTTATTGCTGAACAAAGGAAGGATACCCTGCAATACGATGTCTCTGTTCAAATGATTGAGATTTATAATGAGCAAGTTCGGGATCTCCTCGTTACTGAGGGTTTAAACAAAAGAt TAGAAATTCGTAACAATTCACAGAATGGATTCAATGTTCCAGATGCTAGCCTGGTCCACGTGGCATCGATGTATGATGTTATTGATCTGATGAAATTAGGGCACAAAAATCGTGCTGTTGGTGCAACTGCTCTAAATGATCGTAGTAGTCGCTCTCACAG CTGTTTGACTGTACATGTCCAAGGGAGAGACGTAACATCTGGAGCTGTTCTACGTGGTTGTATGCATTTGGTTGATTTAGCAGGAAGTGAAAGAGTAGACAAATCTGAAGTGGCTGGAGACAGACTAAAAGAGGCACAACATATCAATAAATCTCTTTCAGCATTAGGCGATGTcatttcttcacttgctcaaaaGAACGTACATGTGCCTTACAGAAACAGCAAACTCACGCAGTTACTTCAAGATTCACTTG GAGGACAAGCAAAGACATTGATGTTTGTTCACATAAGCCCCGAATTGAATGCTGTTGGTGAAACACTTAGTACACTTAAGTTTGCTGAGCGAGTTGCAACTGTTGAACTCGGTGCTGCTCAAGTACATAAAGATACTAGTTCAGATGTGAAAGACCTCAAAGAACAG ATTGCAAATCTTAAGGCGGCTCTTGCAAAGAAAGAAGGGGATCAGGAACAGAAAGTATCTGGAAGTCCAGGTGGCAAGCAGCTATCATCACGTTCTCCTCCTTACTTAAACGGAGATCCCTACACTGAACCCAAGCCTCGTAGAAAACCACAAACAGATGTAGTAGTACCCAACTTTGAG ATGGATAAAAAAAGTAGGTCGAGGCAGAAGACACAAAGCTTCGATTTGGACGAACTGTTGGCAAATTCACCTCCATGGCCTCCGGTAATAAGTAGTAGCCCTTGTGAGACGACgtatggagaagaagatgatagAGACATGATGGGGTCTGCTGATTGGGTTGATAAAGTCATGGTTAACAAGCAAGACGCAGCTGCAGCAGCAGCACGATGTTGGGAAGCAGAAAATAACGGTGGAGTTTACCAATCTTATAATATCGGATTCCAAGGTGTAAATGGTTTTGAGATCGCGACTACTGATGGTGCCGATGAACATGAACTGGACGCCGCCACCAGCGACTCATCTGAGCCGGATCTTCTTTGGCAGTTCAATCATTCAAAACTCCCGATCTTGCCCAATTCCACCGTCTCAAGGCTTAATAATTCCAACGGAAAACCAACAAAGAGCCCAGATCTCAG GTCAATGATTCCGAGACTTGGGCCGTCTCCGTCGCGGAAACCGACCGGTCAGGCTCCGGCTCCGCAGCGAGGTGGGAGGCAAGGAGCTGTCGCCGGCGCTGAAATGAAGAGGAAGGCTGGGACAAGGAAGTAG